The Thermogemmata fonticola genome has a window encoding:
- a CDS encoding caspase family protein produces the protein MSAIMRGRCPSCQAVLRIPSHWLTQTLRCRNCGAVVRPRGVSTSPISGHEVNHGQKMSSSTSTAIPASAWLATSPGGTNGLPGPVVAPGTSTGYVLPAAVPPATAPAGMAHGGGYVSPAMGQTLPPPGPAIQPPSRYRGPRSVGQRITPVLVFLLAVALLGCGLYYFRNYLQQATSYAGNRSKDAESPKVLDKGKESGDTLARGVAAASFPRRLLFLSIDNYMFLNPLTSAPPGQGDRVRSLANRWAFEWRIPMDKENHQVFVLSDTLPERLLPVKSVLIGTYESFFQSCRAQDRVVIYFSGHAQFRDGAAYLAPMEADPDDPASFIPLADFYDKLRQCRATQKVVIWDVCRYNPERGIIRPGSEPMSQELFTALQASPPGVEVIITCQPGENALEFSSVTLSGGPRTTTYAGSAFLIAARIAAERKKGVVTPPHPDDPLPVSEWVAEVQQRLQEVLEAVHMDRKQTLQVHGARPAQLVASNSQESPAAAVVIPSPPKTASPAEVASITSEFQLPPLKDDLGQDNIANFPFDPQLLAAYRDTTTIQEVMANKERYRLRAAVLQAFDEIRDIWKGNPAGGGTGQLPDVIKAPITDELKKEIFAGLDFYALGIARLELIDTTLDSLESLRDGETKRWQAHYDYARAAVKTRLAFLNEYNKVMGLVRTNTLPNLDPKLGQNQYKLASSNRMRSGKEVERMVQQAREIYARIITEHRGTPWAIQAKREKNLSLGLMWQPSSDKKADE, from the coding sequence ATGAGTGCCATTATGCGGGGGCGTTGTCCGAGCTGCCAAGCGGTTTTGCGTATCCCGTCCCATTGGTTAACGCAAACGCTGCGCTGCCGGAATTGTGGGGCGGTGGTCCGTCCCCGTGGTGTTAGCACTTCCCCCATTTCGGGGCACGAAGTGAATCATGGGCAGAAAATGAGCAGTTCCACGTCCACCGCCATCCCGGCATCGGCTTGGCTAGCCACCTCTCCAGGCGGAACCAATGGCTTGCCTGGACCTGTGGTAGCACCGGGTACATCGACAGGTTACGTTCTCCCAGCGGCAGTTCCCCCTGCGACGGCCCCTGCGGGAATGGCGCATGGTGGGGGATATGTTTCGCCAGCGATGGGTCAGACTCTTCCCCCTCCAGGACCTGCGATCCAACCGCCAAGCCGGTACCGCGGTCCGCGTTCCGTGGGACAGCGCATAACTCCTGTCCTGGTGTTCCTTCTAGCCGTGGCACTGTTGGGCTGCGGACTCTACTACTTTCGCAACTATCTACAACAAGCCACTTCATATGCCGGCAATCGCTCGAAGGACGCCGAATCTCCCAAGGTATTGGACAAAGGGAAAGAGTCCGGGGATACCTTGGCTCGTGGGGTAGCGGCAGCATCTTTTCCCCGACGTCTATTGTTCCTGAGCATCGACAATTACATGTTTCTTAATCCTCTGACTTCTGCACCGCCGGGACAGGGGGATCGGGTGCGTTCTCTGGCCAATCGCTGGGCGTTTGAATGGCGTATTCCGATGGACAAGGAGAACCATCAGGTGTTTGTCCTGTCCGATACTTTGCCAGAGCGATTGTTGCCGGTTAAGTCGGTCCTAATCGGAACCTATGAGTCCTTTTTCCAGAGCTGCCGTGCTCAGGATCGAGTCGTGATTTACTTCAGCGGTCACGCCCAATTTCGCGACGGAGCGGCCTATCTGGCACCGATGGAAGCCGATCCGGACGATCCTGCGAGCTTCATTCCTTTAGCGGATTTTTATGACAAGCTGCGACAATGTCGTGCGACGCAAAAAGTGGTGATTTGGGATGTGTGCCGCTACAATCCGGAACGCGGGATCATCCGTCCGGGCAGCGAACCGATGAGCCAGGAATTGTTCACGGCTCTACAGGCATCACCGCCGGGTGTAGAAGTGATCATTACATGTCAGCCGGGGGAAAACGCTCTGGAGTTCAGCAGCGTGACCTTGTCCGGCGGGCCGCGCACAACGACCTATGCTGGTAGCGCTTTTCTCATTGCAGCACGCATCGCTGCCGAGCGGAAAAAAGGAGTGGTAACACCGCCTCACCCGGATGATCCACTGCCGGTCAGCGAATGGGTGGCGGAAGTCCAGCAGCGGTTGCAGGAAGTCTTGGAAGCGGTGCACATGGATAGGAAGCAAACGCTTCAAGTCCACGGGGCGCGTCCTGCTCAATTGGTGGCTTCCAATTCTCAGGAATCCCCGGCGGCGGCCGTGGTCATTCCTTCTCCACCGAAAACTGCTTCCCCCGCGGAAGTCGCCAGTATTACCAGTGAGTTTCAGTTGCCCCCTCTCAAGGACGATCTTGGACAGGACAACATTGCCAACTTTCCTTTCGATCCTCAATTGCTGGCAGCCTATCGGGATACGACCACTATTCAGGAGGTGATGGCTAACAAGGAGAGATACCGCTTGCGGGCGGCTGTTCTCCAAGCCTTTGACGAAATTCGGGATATTTGGAAGGGAAATCCTGCGGGTGGCGGTACAGGCCAGCTTCCTGATGTCATCAAAGCCCCCATCACTGACGAATTGAAGAAGGAAATTTTCGCGGGTCTGGATTTCTACGCTTTAGGCATCGCACGCCTGGAGTTGATCGACACGACTCTCGATAGCCTAGAGTCTCTCCGGGATGGGGAAACCAAGCGCTGGCAGGCCCATTACGACTACGCACGGGCGGCAGTCAAAACTCGCTTGGCGTTCCTCAATGAATACAACAAAGTCATGGGATTGGTCCGCACGAACACCCTACCCAATCTCGATCCCAAACTCGGACAGAACCAGTACAAGCTGGCCTCGAGCAATCGGATGCGCAGCGGCAAAGAAGTCGAGCGTATGGTCCAGCAAGCCCGTGAAATCTATGCCCGGATCATCACAGAACACCGTGGTACCCCTTGGGCCATCCAGGCCAAGCGCGAAAAGAATCTTTCGCTGGGACTGATGTGGCAGCCCTCCAGTGACAAGAAAGCCGATGAGTAG
- a CDS encoding isocitrate/isopropylmalate dehydrogenase family protein, whose protein sequence is MQIVLIEGDGIGPEVTQAACRVIAAAGVQVEWIKGMAGAAAAERYGEPLPEQTLEMIRRYRIALKGPCTTPVGHGYRSVNVRLRQGLDLFASVRPVRTLPGIATPYEQVDLIVVRENTEGLYAGLEHEVTPGVVESVRLITRPAAERIVRFAFDLARQMGRRKVSFCHKADVMRLADGLFLECARRVAEDYPFIQFEEIPIDTLCMELVLEPRRFDVLVMENLFGDVVSDLAAGLVGGLGVVPGANYGTRYAVFEAVHGSAPDIAGRGIANPIAVIRSAALMLEYIGYRQEAQRIEQAVLATLKAGIGLTPDLGGDGTTMTLTEQIIHHLHAGV, encoded by the coding sequence ATGCAGATTGTTTTGATCGAAGGAGATGGCATCGGTCCGGAGGTAACTCAGGCAGCTTGCCGAGTGATTGCTGCGGCGGGAGTCCAAGTGGAGTGGATCAAGGGGATGGCCGGCGCTGCCGCTGCAGAGCGATACGGAGAACCCTTGCCGGAACAAACCCTGGAAATGATTCGCCGCTATCGGATTGCCCTCAAGGGACCCTGTACCACGCCGGTCGGTCATGGTTACCGCTCCGTCAACGTCCGCCTGCGCCAAGGATTGGACCTGTTTGCCAGTGTCCGCCCCGTGCGCACTTTGCCGGGCATCGCCACCCCTTACGAGCAGGTGGACCTGATCGTTGTCCGCGAAAACACCGAAGGACTTTATGCTGGTCTGGAACATGAAGTAACACCGGGTGTGGTCGAGAGTGTCCGTCTGATTACACGTCCTGCAGCCGAACGGATCGTTCGCTTTGCTTTCGACTTGGCCCGCCAGATGGGACGCCGCAAAGTTAGCTTCTGTCATAAAGCGGACGTTATGCGTCTAGCCGACGGGTTGTTCCTGGAGTGCGCCCGCCGCGTGGCAGAGGATTATCCTTTCATTCAGTTCGAGGAAATCCCGATCGATACGCTGTGCATGGAGCTGGTTTTAGAGCCGCGCCGTTTCGATGTTCTGGTCATGGAGAATCTTTTCGGAGATGTGGTCTCGGACCTGGCTGCCGGTCTGGTGGGCGGACTAGGGGTAGTTCCTGGCGCCAACTACGGCACTCGTTACGCTGTGTTCGAGGCTGTCCACGGCAGCGCCCCGGACATTGCAGGCCGCGGCATCGCCAATCCCATCGCTGTCATCCGCAGCGCCGCCCTGATGCTCGAATACATTGGTTATCGTCAGGAAGCCCAAAGGATCGAACAAGCTGTCCTGGCGACCCTGAAAGCAGGCATTGGCTTGACCCCCGACCTGGGCGGAGATGGCACCACCATGACCCTGACGGAACAAATCATCCACCACCTCCATGCTGGGGTCTAA
- a CDS encoding arsenate reductase/protein-tyrosine-phosphatase family protein has translation MPAVLEWNPTVAAEELRERILATAAEGAPVILPGDYGYVAALPVQSPRLATLLQRLPEPAALWVKDSECLRALGVEIPLALQRLLNRAWPLPLLVLLSADSLQKQGFSRPAWWDSAVDSGQRLRLRHPEHTVASAIAEVLDVSQWLIADTGLPTVEAALDLMEEAEALGISAGVLSCHVRPSQVCFGSRGWEMIEEGAVSREELAHLTARLILFVCTGNTCRSPLAEGLAKVLAANRLGCSIDELPQRGLWITSAGLCTSGGWPASAEAIQVAAEYGVDLNRHRSQPLQPWLLAMADQVITMTQGHQQLLREQYPGLGPPPRLLWEDGDVADPIGAGPDAYRACAALLREQVERLLAEWLAS, from the coding sequence ATGCCGGCGGTTCTGGAATGGAACCCCACCGTCGCTGCCGAGGAACTCCGCGAGCGTATCCTAGCGACAGCGGCAGAAGGAGCACCCGTCATCCTACCAGGGGACTACGGGTACGTGGCGGCATTACCCGTTCAATCCCCCCGCTTGGCCACGTTGTTACAACGTTTGCCGGAGCCGGCCGCTCTGTGGGTTAAGGATAGCGAATGCTTGCGCGCCTTAGGGGTGGAAATACCACTGGCTTTGCAACGGCTGTTGAACCGTGCCTGGCCACTCCCCCTGTTGGTCCTGCTGTCTGCCGATTCGCTCCAGAAACAGGGCTTTTCAAGGCCAGCGTGGTGGGACTCTGCTGTAGATAGCGGCCAGCGACTCCGTCTGCGACATCCTGAACATACTGTGGCTAGTGCGATAGCTGAGGTGCTGGACGTTTCACAGTGGCTTATAGCAGATACCGGCCTTCCGACCGTGGAAGCGGCTTTGGACCTGATGGAGGAAGCGGAGGCTTTGGGGATTTCGGCCGGCGTCCTCTCTTGTCATGTCCGGCCTTCCCAGGTTTGCTTTGGCAGCCGCGGTTGGGAGATGATCGAGGAAGGGGCGGTGAGCCGGGAGGAACTGGCCCACTTGACAGCCCGGCTGATTCTGTTTGTGTGTACAGGAAACACCTGCCGCAGTCCTTTGGCAGAAGGATTGGCCAAAGTTCTAGCGGCCAACCGGTTGGGATGCAGCATCGACGAGTTACCCCAGCGCGGTTTATGGATCACATCGGCCGGCTTGTGTACTAGCGGCGGCTGGCCCGCGAGTGCCGAAGCGATCCAAGTGGCGGCAGAATATGGTGTGGACCTGAATCGACATCGCAGTCAACCTTTACAACCTTGGCTGTTGGCAATGGCCGACCAAGTGATTACCATGACGCAAGGGCATCAGCAATTGCTCAGGGAACAGTATCCGGGACTGGGTCCACCTCCCCGCTTGCTCTGGGAAGACGGCGATGTCGCGGACCCGATCGGTGCCGGCCCGGACGCTTACCGGGCTTGCGCTGCCTTGCTCCGGGAACAGGTGGAGCGATTGCTCGCGGAGTGGTTAGCATCATGA
- the rpiB gene encoding ribose 5-phosphate isomerase B, producing the protein MKIALGNDHRGVPVKQRVIALLKELGHEVLDLGTNSPASVDYPDYAVAVAEAVARGEADRGILICGTGHGMCIAANKVAGIRATNCRDVIDAELSRRHNNANVLCLSADLVGEEMSEKMIRVWLTTEFEGGRHARRTEKISAYERCHMKTEGHC; encoded by the coding sequence ATGAAAATTGCTTTGGGGAACGATCATCGCGGTGTGCCGGTCAAGCAGCGGGTCATCGCCTTGCTCAAGGAATTAGGGCACGAGGTGCTCGATCTGGGAACCAACAGTCCGGCCAGTGTTGACTACCCGGATTATGCTGTGGCTGTGGCAGAGGCGGTGGCGCGCGGCGAGGCCGACCGCGGTATCCTGATCTGCGGTACTGGTCACGGTATGTGCATCGCGGCCAATAAAGTGGCTGGCATCCGCGCCACCAACTGCCGCGATGTCATCGATGCGGAACTGAGCCGCCGCCATAATAATGCCAACGTCTTGTGCCTGTCCGCCGATCTGGTCGGAGAGGAAATGTCGGAAAAGATGATCCGCGTCTGGCTGACCACCGAATTTGAAGGGGGGCGCCATGCCCGGCGGACTGAGAAAATCTCAGCCTATGAACGCTGCCACATGAAAACGGAGGGGCATTGCTAA
- a CDS encoding tetratricopeptide repeat protein, producing the protein MDRPARPPQVASSGRHRRFRDWFHQRSWAIRCLILATPFLLAASAGLCWWGYRHIRTQRQLAVQSQAWSEYHQALERHDFQGLEDALQTLLRFDPPPAAAKALSEAWIQKRSTSETLELAPLLMDYHLRRNDLPAATQEAEQVLRRLPRHWLAHCVRLHAALNEQAPWNTPKPPPKIIHLLEQFPDPEDESAWTTPAGLLYALRLWKWAHQDTNPLLRVLERRVLPLLRTAKAQEAPSYQQLHLIACWLAVAEQAGGTATLSQYWAAVDQLSELAVQQAVAKSDAEALRYWLALAPALEQQLLRWQREDSQRFPASRITPLYQEVRRRRRLAIDAWHSLEPQQPEVYFHLAELAWQEQDVRGAFGYYLKALRRCPDPVPVWERFLPFLTHFASESSLQRLSEHLWNEAEQAGKDAQLWCLAAQAAAAVQRYEQAVEACRRARQIQAGHPTAGLLEATLWLRSGDPVRARTALESLDPQWFRRHPEAARLYSRCLSATAPLDTIIRRYQELYPSPIAADPAMAAFLRGAGENSETAEILRWAVRELQTAAVRGEPLCCRYYTELRFRLAEALVRPHPSGGPAVWDAEAVTAALHAFLTLSPEQLREPDMLLAQATLYAFGRQQPEVARRLIEPLLHPPSSRPLTPAQQLALAYILLASQQARDALPLLTAVQQSSPSPPAALWIALAWAYHDLGEPQQAATALNRAALTPYRSAREQADWVALKHRIFRGKPP; encoded by the coding sequence ATGGACCGGCCTGCACGCCCACCCCAAGTCGCCTCCTCCGGTCGGCACCGCCGCTTCCGGGATTGGTTTCATCAGCGATCCTGGGCCATCCGCTGCTTGATCCTAGCCACTCCTTTCCTCCTCGCTGCTAGCGCCGGACTATGTTGGTGGGGATACCGGCACATTCGTACCCAGCGTCAGCTCGCGGTCCAATCTCAGGCTTGGAGCGAATATCATCAAGCCCTAGAGCGTCACGATTTCCAGGGATTGGAAGACGCCTTGCAAACGCTGTTGCGTTTCGATCCGCCCCCCGCCGCTGCGAAAGCCCTGTCCGAGGCCTGGATCCAGAAGCGCTCGACGAGCGAGACGCTGGAGTTGGCGCCGCTGCTAATGGATTACCATCTCCGCCGCAATGATTTGCCAGCCGCCACTCAGGAAGCCGAACAGGTCCTGCGAAGACTCCCCCGACACTGGCTCGCCCATTGTGTGCGACTTCACGCCGCTTTGAACGAACAAGCACCCTGGAATACCCCCAAACCCCCGCCGAAGATCATACACCTGCTGGAGCAATTCCCTGATCCGGAAGACGAGTCGGCCTGGACTACCCCCGCCGGCCTCCTCTACGCCCTGCGGCTATGGAAGTGGGCACATCAAGACACCAATCCATTGCTCCGGGTTCTGGAACGCCGGGTGTTGCCGCTCTTGCGCACGGCCAAAGCTCAGGAAGCCCCCTCCTATCAGCAACTGCACCTAATCGCCTGCTGGCTGGCTGTGGCTGAACAGGCCGGAGGCACCGCCACCCTATCCCAGTACTGGGCTGCTGTGGATCAACTGAGCGAACTAGCGGTGCAACAAGCCGTAGCCAAGTCGGACGCCGAAGCGTTGCGTTACTGGCTGGCCTTGGCCCCGGCTCTGGAGCAACAATTGCTCCGCTGGCAGCGGGAAGACTCCCAGCGCTTCCCGGCCAGTCGCATAACCCCTCTTTACCAAGAAGTGCGCCGCCGACGCCGGCTGGCAATAGACGCTTGGCATTCCCTCGAACCCCAGCAACCGGAGGTGTACTTCCACTTGGCCGAACTCGCCTGGCAAGAACAGGACGTCCGAGGGGCCTTTGGGTACTATCTGAAGGCCCTGCGCCGCTGTCCTGATCCAGTGCCCGTTTGGGAGCGTTTTCTGCCTTTTCTGACCCACTTTGCGAGCGAATCGAGCTTGCAGCGGTTGTCTGAGCACCTTTGGAATGAAGCCGAACAGGCCGGGAAAGACGCACAACTCTGGTGCCTTGCTGCCCAGGCTGCCGCCGCCGTACAACGCTACGAACAAGCTGTGGAAGCCTGCCGGCGAGCGCGACAAATCCAGGCGGGACATCCCACCGCAGGTCTACTGGAAGCTACCTTGTGGCTCCGCAGTGGCGACCCGGTCCGAGCACGTACCGCTCTGGAAAGCTTGGACCCCCAATGGTTCCGCCGGCATCCGGAAGCCGCCCGACTTTACAGTCGATGTTTGTCTGCTACTGCCCCGCTCGATACCATAATCCGACGCTACCAGGAATTGTACCCCTCTCCAATAGCCGCTGATCCCGCAATGGCAGCATTCCTGCGAGGGGCGGGAGAGAATTCCGAGACGGCGGAAATCCTACGCTGGGCCGTTCGGGAACTCCAGACCGCAGCGGTCCGCGGAGAACCACTCTGCTGCCGCTACTACACAGAGTTGCGCTTCCGCCTGGCCGAAGCCCTAGTTCGCCCTCATCCCTCAGGGGGACCAGCCGTCTGGGACGCCGAAGCAGTCACCGCTGCTCTCCACGCCTTCCTGACTTTGTCCCCCGAACAACTCCGCGAACCGGACATGCTCCTGGCCCAAGCCACCCTCTACGCCTTTGGCCGGCAGCAACCGGAAGTAGCCCGCCGCTTGATCGAACCTTTACTCCACCCTCCCTCTTCCCGTCCCCTCACTCCAGCTCAGCAATTAGCTCTGGCCTATATTCTGCTCGCTAGCCAACAAGCCCGCGACGCCCTCCCTCTGCTGACCGCTGTGCAACAGTCTTCCCCGTCCCCGCCTGCGGCCTTGTGGATTGCCTTGGCCTGGGCTTATCATGATCTGGGTGAACCCCAACAAGCCGCTACGGCACTCAACCGCGCCGCTCTCACTCCCTACCGTTCCGCACGGGAACAAGCCGACTGGGTGGCCCTCAAACACCGGATATTCAGGGGAAAACCGCCATGA
- a CDS encoding tetratricopeptide repeat protein translates to MARLGGPLIWLLVAGPFTRADPLVMEAKPTLAQNSPAEPAQKKTSESPAVTTPADPPATPPPPPNNGGIVLTPDQKRAREAFQAGKWEEALQILEAAAKTTPNNPMPPKVLLARWCAESGQLAQARSWLEQAARDDPKHPEVFLTNGHFAFLEGRITDTILNCQAALDVLDTPRWEAAYKQQVRLQARLGLAAAYEARQDYLNAYTQLREILQADPRNARLRQRLARLLFLLHRTEEALQQWQQAQRDDPTLEPAELQLAQLYTVRHEFDQAEAWFQKAVTSHGQDVRVRRLFAVFLLEQGRIKEARSHLEAVQRLEPDSRDTRALTGYFARQERDYSTAIKIFEDLVRDYPSFPFALVNLALLLAENGDGRGKERAIALAENYVRQQPMHADARAVLAYTLLQAGREAEAERVARSALGLTLLSPDGAYFLAKVLQARGASDEARTLVQAALNNKAPMFYRQEAEELARKLVPDPASPKKNAPPSSSDSKNKKQP, encoded by the coding sequence ATGGCTCGATTAGGCGGTCCGCTCATCTGGCTGCTCGTGGCTGGTCCATTCACAAGGGCGGATCCGCTCGTGATGGAGGCGAAACCCACACTCGCCCAGAACAGTCCTGCCGAACCTGCCCAGAAGAAAACATCCGAATCTCCCGCTGTCACCACACCGGCAGACCCTCCGGCCACCCCACCTCCTCCACCGAACAATGGAGGGATCGTTCTGACTCCTGACCAGAAGCGAGCGCGGGAAGCCTTCCAGGCCGGCAAATGGGAAGAGGCCCTGCAAATCCTGGAAGCGGCCGCCAAGACCACCCCGAACAACCCCATGCCGCCCAAGGTCCTCTTGGCGCGGTGGTGTGCCGAATCCGGTCAATTAGCTCAAGCCCGTTCCTGGCTGGAACAAGCCGCTCGCGATGATCCCAAGCATCCGGAAGTGTTTCTAACCAATGGCCACTTCGCTTTTCTCGAAGGCCGGATCACAGATACGATTCTCAACTGCCAGGCGGCTCTAGACGTGCTGGACACGCCTCGGTGGGAAGCTGCTTACAAACAACAAGTGCGACTGCAAGCACGCCTCGGTCTAGCGGCGGCTTATGAGGCCCGCCAGGACTACCTCAATGCCTATACCCAGTTACGCGAAATCCTCCAAGCCGATCCTCGCAACGCCCGCCTTCGGCAGCGCTTGGCCCGACTCTTGTTCCTGCTCCACCGAACTGAAGAAGCCTTACAACAATGGCAGCAAGCCCAGCGAGATGACCCTACACTGGAACCTGCCGAGTTGCAACTGGCCCAACTCTACACTGTGCGTCACGAGTTCGATCAGGCCGAAGCCTGGTTCCAGAAGGCGGTCACCAGCCACGGACAAGATGTTCGTGTCCGCCGTCTCTTCGCCGTGTTTCTGCTGGAACAGGGCCGAATCAAAGAGGCACGCTCTCACCTCGAAGCGGTCCAACGGCTCGAACCCGACAGCCGGGATACTCGTGCCTTGACCGGCTATTTCGCCCGCCAGGAGCGGGATTACTCCACAGCCATCAAGATTTTCGAGGACCTGGTCCGGGATTATCCTTCGTTCCCCTTTGCCCTCGTGAATCTCGCACTGTTGCTGGCAGAAAACGGCGATGGTAGAGGCAAGGAGCGTGCGATCGCGTTGGCCGAAAATTATGTCCGCCAACAGCCGATGCACGCGGATGCGCGAGCCGTGCTAGCCTATACGCTCCTCCAAGCGGGGCGTGAGGCGGAAGCGGAACGGGTTGCTCGCTCGGCACTCGGCTTGACTCTGCTCAGCCCTGATGGGGCCTATTTTCTGGCCAAGGTGCTGCAAGCACGGGGTGCCTCCGACGAGGCCCGTACCCTGGTACAAGCCGCCCTCAATAACAAAGCCCCGATGTTCTATCGCCAGGAAGCCGAGGAACTGGCTCGCAAACTCGTTCCTGACCCGGCATCCCCGAAGAAAAATGCTCCCCCCTCTTCCAGCGATAGCAAAAACAAGAAACAACCGTGA
- a CDS encoding exosortase C-terminal domain/associated protein EpsI produces the protein MRIPATTACVLLLTVAIPWWLAPWIRYWGIQAEYADRWLILLVAAVIAWQRYAQGIPAELSSSRFLSSVLLLSGGLLFPLGVFLQAQVTPRPLLLWWLFVSWQTLVVGTLLRLGGLPLLRHFAFPLAFLLFALPLPNRLQLPLQFGLQHGTTGLAAFVLDALGWNVQRDGFILHLPHCDLNVVEACSGVRSVTAMLAVATFLAYLHHLSLRRGLILLLLTLPLIALINAVRVIASGILCECWGPASIQGWRHQGLGLFMVIIGFGLLYALTRFLQPRPRSVVSLSPATPSLSPFPLSQTLRHDAALRSQLDTLRGLPIPTAGQFTSGIHMVLTILGVITFATLLASWLGRQQQAEVQAEAPLEQLPLHFADFTGQDLPIPEPIREMLTPDQILHRAYCDSLGHTWEVWIIFWSSPAMVKGYHHPDICWPNRGFTCLDRRPISLPLPSGQLTVTERLFARDTQRYMIWYWTQEGQQVWSEADERRVQLLGNSHEWVLERLWYQRQSQVRGRLSVWVGTPLWGQRPLLEAVSYEFLSQLAVHLYQLCPWAYPTSP, from the coding sequence GTGAGGATCCCCGCAACAACAGCTTGTGTGCTCCTTCTGACGGTGGCCATCCCCTGGTGGCTGGCTCCCTGGATCCGCTACTGGGGCATCCAGGCGGAATATGCCGATCGCTGGCTCATCCTCCTAGTGGCCGCCGTGATCGCATGGCAGAGGTACGCTCAAGGAATTCCGGCGGAACTATCCTCCTCGCGGTTTCTCTCGTCGGTTTTGCTGCTAAGCGGCGGTCTCCTCTTTCCCCTCGGCGTATTCCTCCAAGCCCAAGTGACTCCGCGCCCGCTCCTGCTCTGGTGGCTCTTTGTCTCCTGGCAGACTTTGGTCGTTGGCACATTGCTGCGTTTGGGCGGCCTGCCCCTGCTCCGTCACTTCGCCTTCCCTCTGGCATTCCTCTTGTTCGCCTTGCCGCTCCCAAACCGCCTGCAACTTCCTTTGCAATTTGGCCTGCAACACGGGACCACTGGTTTAGCCGCCTTTGTCCTCGATGCCCTGGGATGGAATGTCCAGCGTGACGGATTTATCCTCCACCTGCCGCATTGCGATTTGAACGTGGTGGAAGCGTGCAGCGGCGTCCGCTCTGTGACGGCAATGCTGGCGGTCGCCACGTTTCTGGCTTACCTGCATCATCTCTCTCTCCGGCGAGGTTTAATCCTGCTTCTACTCACCCTCCCCTTGATCGCCTTGATCAACGCAGTGCGAGTGATTGCCAGCGGTATTTTGTGCGAATGCTGGGGACCAGCAAGCATTCAAGGATGGCGGCACCAAGGTCTCGGATTATTCATGGTGATCATTGGTTTCGGCTTGTTGTATGCTCTGACCCGATTCCTCCAACCGCGACCGCGTTCTGTCGTCAGTCTCTCTCCAGCCACCCCTTCTCTCTCCCCATTTCCTCTTTCTCAAACTCTAAGGCATGATGCTGCGCTGAGGTCCCAACTTGATACCCTGCGTGGCCTTCCGATCCCCACCGCAGGGCAATTCACCAGCGGAATCCACATGGTTCTCACCATCCTGGGAGTCATCACTTTTGCTACCCTCCTGGCATCGTGGCTGGGGCGGCAGCAGCAAGCGGAGGTCCAAGCCGAGGCACCCTTGGAGCAACTCCCCCTCCACTTCGCCGACTTCACTGGGCAGGACCTGCCAATTCCCGAACCCATTCGGGAAATGTTGACACCGGATCAGATTTTGCACCGTGCCTATTGCGACAGTCTGGGTCATACCTGGGAGGTCTGGATCATCTTCTGGTCTTCTCCCGCTATGGTGAAGGGGTATCATCACCCCGACATCTGCTGGCCGAATCGTGGCTTTACCTGCTTAGACCGCCGACCCATTTCTCTGCCTTTGCCTTCCGGACAGTTGACTGTCACCGAACGATTATTTGCCAGAGATACCCAGAGATACATGATCTGGTATTGGACGCAAGAGGGACAGCAGGTTTGGAGCGAAGCGGATGAACGTCGGGTTCAACTGCTTGGAAATTCGCACGAATGGGTTCTGGAACGCCTGTGGTATCAACGCCAATCCCAGGTGCGGGGACGGCTGAGCGTCTGGGTGGGGACTCCCCTCTGGGGTCAACGGCCGCTCCTGGAGGCCGTCTCGTATGAATTTCTAAGCCAGCTTGCCGTGCATCTGTACCAACTCTGCCCGTGGGCCTACCCAACGTCCCCCT